The DNA region AAAGCTCTTTAATAATCACTCAGTTTATATATTTCAGATTATCATTCCAGttcgtcagaaaatttaaatgTCAGCCAGCATTATGGAGGCAATTCCAGGGATTTCAGACGTTCACATGCCGATAATGAGTACAGCCAGCCCACGTATGATCCGCATAGTAGAACTGATAGTGAAAGTTCTTCCAACGCCTCTTGTACACTCACCGTGTCAAATCTTCCCTATACAGCATCTGAAAGAGATATTATGCGCGAGTTCCCAGAAGCCCTCCGAGTGGCACTTTCGTTAGACGAGCAGGGACGTTCCAGAgggtaaattttatttttgaacTTTCATTTGTTTGTAGCGTTGCTCACGTGACTTTCTCGAATTCCGACCAGTGCAGCGCCGCTCTTACTTCCTGCGGAAATAAGATGATGGGCGGTAGGCCTGTACGTGGACGAATCCAGAGAGGTAAAGGATTGCCCATAAATTGTATGTGATGTTCATTATAGACCAGGAGCACAATCAACAACCGAGTTATAACAATCAGCGCCCTTATAATCGTGACCAAAGAGAATACGGTCAACGTAATCAACGCGACTACAATCAGCGGAATTTCAATAATCGAGATCACACCAACCAGCGTGAAAACGGTAACCAGAGAGATGGCAATCAACGTGAGTACAATCAGCGTGATTATAGTGGTCAACGTGACTACAACAGACAAGGTAAGTTTATTTTGTCAGGCAACTAACTGGTTTAGTTGTTTCAGTGTGACAGGCAGTGTAACTATTTTCTTTTTGTGGTTTCAGGTAGGCAGTTCGACTACAATTCAGGCAGAGGCGAAAGAGATGTAAACCGTTTCCAAGGTGCTCCAGCTAATCGAGGCGGGTCACGCGAGTTTGGTAGAAATGACCGCTTCGAACGAACAGATCAAAGACGAGATCGCAGCCCAGCCAGAGGAGAGCCAGTTCGTGGGTACGGCAGCTCAAAAGGACCCCGAATAACATCAGCCGTAATTCACCGTCCAGGAAATGCCAGCCCTTCGGAGTCGTCCTCTTCAGATGAGGACTAAATATCCTGGTATTTTTCAGGGATTCCTTACTGATGCGTCGTGCAAATACTTTTATTAACGTACATATGactttaaacattaaaatattcatGTTGGAAATTCATTAATGTTGTAGTCTAATATACACTTCACTTCATACGCGGATTTTTACAGAACACAGTGAGGTAAAGTAGCGGGACAGAGTTGAGGTCATGCTGGAATAAGTCGATtccaaccatatatatatatatatatggaagaaGGGTTGGGTATTAGTGTCTTAACCAGGCTTCGCTTATAAAACGTAATTTTTTTAGTCAGGACTTTCGAGATGGTGACTGACCTGATGCTCATTTTGTCGTGTACTGGTTCCTCTCGAGCAACTCATCGAATGCGAATAAGCCAACAATGTTATAATTAGTGGTTGGAAATTGTCCGTCTACTTActgtgataatgataattaattacCTCTAAATTACAGGTGATATGGCTCGAGAGTCAGGCAAATTAGTGCATCTGTCCTATTTTTGAGTTATTCAGAATGTCACCCAGGGTCGCCACTAATACACAATTAGGGTACCTAGATGTCGTGTCAGATGAACCGAAATAAACGCAAAGTCATGGCGCATGTTCTCCCACAAGGCATGTACGCGGTGTCTATGTTTTGCCGACCGACCTTCATAGGGAAGATAGAGTTCGCAAGTAGTATAGTGTTTCAAGAGTTCCGATCACACATGTGACTAACCGATAGATATGGGAGTGCTTCAAATCGCTGACCTGGTTTGCCGTACGTCGGTACTGCGGTATAAGCAGGTCTTTTGGATGCTAATGAAATTTGGGCTGTGGTTTTCTGAGAGAAGATTATGAGCCTAGTGATGCTCTTCACTCCCTAAGAGAATAGCCCCACATTTGTGGTTAAGGGGATAGTGAGTTAGTGTTAGAACGTACGATTTTCCGGCTTTATATACTATAAAATGCTCTTATCTCAACATCGGCTACCTTCGATTCCGCAGGACTTAGGATTTGGTGGAATTATCCCACTACAGGCCTGAGTCGGCAGTTCACTGTTTCCTCTATCCCTTTGAAAAAGGATAGATTGGATAGGAATGCAGGAAGATGTTGAAGTCGCGTCAATTTCCGAAAAATTAGCACGACATTTATCATATAGGCTTCGGGAGAATAGTAAGTTCTCCCACAATAGCACAAACTTTGGTCTCCGGCAGAATCGAGTACAATACCAATTACTAGAGGTCCACAACCACGGGGTTCTCGTTGTCTTTTTATGGACGCCCTGTTACCAGGCCCTCGGCGAAAGGAGTTGACAACGCACACTGTATCcatacaacaacaacagcgaGAGATGCCTTCATTCAATCAACAACAAACTGAATGTACGACACTCGGTAGAATTAGCTGATGTCCTGTCATCTTTTACGCTAACCATTTGACCTGGCTGAATGTGTAGTATATTTGTTGGTGAACGATAATATCCCTACAGGAAGTAATTCGGTGTAAGCCCGCATGTTTCATCCCCGGTTTTTGTAGTCCTCAGTTGATTACTAACATATGCTGTTAAAAGCTCAATGAATAGTTTTAATGTGTTACGTGTTTAAGCGTGTGTTTCACATTCAACGTCCGGTGGTTAGTTGAACATGGTGAGTGGGATGGGGCTCATGGGTGCTTATGTGTGATTCCGTTGTTCTCATGACTAACGCACGTTTTTTATCTTTCAGGGTCGTTCGAAGCAGTTGTGTAAGTAATACTCTTTGGTTTACGTCCCATTTTCCGTTTTCGAA from Schistosoma haematobium chromosome ZW, whole genome shotgun sequence includes:
- the CHD1_1 gene encoding transcriptional regulator, variant 2 (EggNog:ENOG410UK4P~COG:A,J), coding for MSLTQAYQSGQATSLAVYNLPTSADETEVQSVFPSARSVNFVRSHSVSSQSKGMCILQFNNARDCQQAYDECLQGKEIGGQLLHAELNGDYHSSSSENLNVSQHYGGNSRDFRRSHADNEYSQPTYDPHSRTDSESSSNASCTLTVSNLPYTASERDIMREFPEALRVALSLDEQGRSRGVAHVTFSNSDQCSAALTSCGNKMMGGRPVRGRIQRDQEHNQQPSYNNQRPYNRDQREYGQRNQRDYNQRNFNNRDHTNQRENGNQRDGNQREYNQRDYSGQRDYNRQGKFILSGN